One window of the Litorilinea aerophila genome contains the following:
- a CDS encoding copper chaperone PCu(A)C, translated as MLLATWLLGACAPLPAPAGEGGHQDALQLHVIPPAAGMDGTGLTVYVADAAGMPVTDATVQVEGDMNHAGMVPVIGEPVADEADGAADGFYHIPFQFTMMGDWILTVVVERADGTRLERQLNLQVNDAGVSGDVVAAGQMAVMNAWARPVLVADGNTAIYLTLLNGTGVADRLVAVSSPLAVAELHESIHEGDVMRMEPRPEGFDIPAEGGLVLQPGGKHIMLLNVPEPLEAGDTVEITLEFATAPAQTLEVPVRDMADGSDGMAH; from the coding sequence ATGTTGCTGGCCACCTGGCTGCTGGGCGCCTGTGCGCCGCTACCTGCACCCGCGGGTGAAGGCGGGCATCAGGACGCCTTGCAGCTGCACGTCATCCCGCCGGCGGCCGGCATGGACGGCACCGGGCTGACCGTCTACGTGGCTGACGCCGCGGGGATGCCCGTCACCGACGCCACGGTGCAGGTGGAAGGCGACATGAACCATGCGGGGATGGTACCGGTGATCGGGGAGCCGGTGGCAGACGAGGCCGATGGCGCCGCCGACGGCTTCTACCACATCCCCTTCCAGTTCACCATGATGGGCGACTGGATCCTGACCGTCGTTGTGGAGCGGGCCGACGGCACCCGCCTGGAGCGGCAACTGAACCTCCAGGTGAACGACGCCGGCGTCTCCGGGGACGTGGTAGCCGCGGGTCAGATGGCGGTGATGAACGCCTGGGCCCGGCCGGTGTTGGTGGCCGACGGCAACACCGCGATCTACCTGACCCTTCTCAACGGCACCGGGGTGGCGGATCGCCTGGTGGCGGTCTCCAGCCCCCTGGCCGTGGCCGAGCTCCATGAATCCATCCACGAGGGGGACGTCATGCGGATGGAGCCCCGGCCCGAGGGTTTTGACATCCCCGCCGAGGGCGGGCTGGTGTTGCAGCCCGGCGGCAAACACATTATGCTGCTGAACGTGCCCGAGCCGCTGGAGGCCGGAGACACGGTGGAGATCACCCTGGAGTTCGCCACTGCGCCCGCTCAGACCCTGGAGGTGCCTGTGCGGGACATGGCGGACGGTTCAGATGGGATGGCGCACTAG
- a CDS encoding substrate-binding periplasmic protein: MKTHRLLFALALLLGLALAACAPVQSPGATADEPVPCSEAQITQQENGLPDLNGCELRIAVENAYQPFNYIDPETGEAVGYDYDIFNEICSRINCTPNFIETSWEAMVAIMGGEGSFDTFDVGADGITITEERAQHVDFSIPYITSQQVLLVRIDEDRFTEPEEFAADPSLIIGTQLGTTNYEAAKNLVGEDRIRAYDQFGTAVQALINGDVDAVMIDNVAGLGYVGVNADKLKITGKAVESEELGFIFSKGSPLVEPINQALESMKEDGTLDTLFQKWFQTEE; this comes from the coding sequence ATGAAAACCCATCGACTGTTGTTTGCCCTGGCCCTGCTGCTGGGGCTGGCCCTGGCTGCCTGTGCCCCCGTCCAGAGCCCGGGCGCCACGGCTGACGAGCCCGTGCCGTGCAGCGAAGCCCAGATCACGCAACAGGAGAACGGCCTGCCCGATCTCAACGGCTGTGAGCTGCGCATCGCCGTGGAGAACGCCTACCAGCCCTTCAACTACATCGATCCGGAGACTGGCGAGGCCGTCGGCTACGATTACGACATCTTCAACGAAATCTGCAGCCGCATCAACTGCACGCCCAACTTCATCGAGACCAGTTGGGAAGCCATGGTGGCCATCATGGGCGGTGAGGGCAGTTTCGACACCTTCGACGTGGGGGCCGACGGCATCACCATCACCGAGGAGCGGGCCCAGCACGTGGACTTCTCCATCCCCTACATCACCTCCCAGCAGGTGTTGCTGGTCCGCATCGATGAGGATCGCTTCACCGAGCCTGAGGAATTCGCCGCGGATCCGTCCTTGATCATCGGCACCCAGTTGGGCACCACCAACTACGAGGCGGCCAAAAATCTGGTGGGCGAGGATCGCATCCGGGCCTATGACCAGTTCGGCACCGCGGTCCAGGCCCTCATCAACGGCGACGTGGACGCGGTGATGATCGACAACGTGGCCGGCCTGGGCTACGTGGGCGTCAACGCCGACAAGCTCAAGATCACCGGTAAGGCGGTGGAGAGCGAAGAGCTGGGCTTCATCTTCAGCAAGGGCAGCCCCCTGGTGGAGCCCATCAACCAGGCTTTGGAATCGATGAAGGAAGATGGCACCCTGGACACCCTGTTCCAGAAGTGGTTCCAGACGGAAGAGTAA
- a CDS encoding amino acid ABC transporter permease gives MSTPTAGRSRLLGSLDRMAEWPWWLLVAIFLGLYIVFLILTDQQTQKTFWFIIGQTPEGLLNGQILFKGITITLTVTLVAYSLSLAIGLTLGLMRTSTNPILYNVASFYVELVRGVPMLVLLLYVAFALTPLAVSALNLLGIPITTRDIPNEMRAIIALGLGYGAFSAEIFRAGIQSIEKGQYEAARALGMNYYQTMRYIVLPQAIRRILPALGNDFVSMVKDSSLVAILGVQDITQLTRLYYSGNFLYMQSLTMLAFIYLSLVVFLNRLVRWMEHRLHRGYAR, from the coding sequence GTGTCGACGCCGACTGCTGGCCGGTCTCGCCTGCTGGGTTCGCTGGATCGGATGGCCGAATGGCCCTGGTGGCTGCTGGTGGCCATTTTCCTGGGGCTGTACATTGTTTTTCTGATCCTGACCGATCAGCAGACCCAGAAGACCTTCTGGTTTATCATCGGCCAGACGCCGGAAGGGCTCCTGAACGGTCAGATTCTGTTCAAGGGCATCACCATCACCCTGACCGTGACCCTGGTGGCCTATTCCCTGTCCCTGGCCATCGGCCTGACCCTGGGCCTGATGCGCACCTCCACCAACCCCATCCTCTACAATGTGGCCTCGTTCTACGTAGAGCTGGTGCGGGGCGTGCCCATGTTGGTGCTGTTGCTCTACGTGGCCTTCGCGCTCACGCCGCTGGCGGTCAGCGCCCTCAACCTGCTGGGCATTCCCATCACCACCCGGGACATTCCCAACGAGATGCGGGCCATCATCGCCCTGGGGCTGGGCTATGGCGCCTTTTCCGCCGAGATCTTCCGGGCCGGCATTCAGTCCATCGAAAAGGGCCAATACGAGGCGGCCCGGGCCCTGGGCATGAATTACTACCAGACCATGCGCTACATTGTGCTGCCCCAGGCCATCCGGCGCATCCTGCCGGCTTTGGGCAACGATTTTGTCTCCATGGTCAAGGATTCCTCCCTGGTGGCCATCCTGGGCGTCCAGGACATCACCCAGTTGACCCGCCTCTACTACAGCGGCAATTTCCTCTACATGCAGTCGCTGACCATGCTGGCCTTCATTTACCTGAGCCTGGTGGTCTTTTTGAATCGCCTGGTGCGTTGGATGGAACACCGCCTCCACCGGGGATACGCCCGCTAG
- a CDS encoding YihY/virulence factor BrkB family protein: MPRRPILASAAAAFREALDGWRRHHGGILAAALAYQTVLSLAPLVLVALALGSLLLGTAGAEGQLVSRLGPLLGPEGASLVQGILRQMHARGGAPLATGTGLLLLLLGASAVFRQLQTAMDIIWEVPQAQQESFRQGLRQRLISFLSSLLMVLGMGLILPITLGLEGLVAVAVRYLPGWVPLLTWIQAILQFAVLPITMMALFALIYRFLPRIRLSWRQVWGGAVVTALLFTVGEYGVHLYLARNTLASYYGAAGSLVVFLLWVNYTASIFLWGAELVRAYVWLERLDDSSSGRIPGGGGVPSNAPGDSKRPPGSGK, from the coding sequence ATGCCACGCCGACCGATTCTGGCCAGCGCCGCGGCCGCCTTCCGGGAAGCCCTGGACGGCTGGCGCCGCCACCATGGCGGCATCCTGGCCGCGGCCCTGGCCTATCAGACGGTCCTTTCCCTGGCGCCCCTGGTGCTGGTGGCCCTGGCCCTCGGCAGCCTGCTCCTGGGGACGGCCGGGGCGGAAGGGCAGTTGGTCAGCCGGCTGGGGCCCCTGTTGGGCCCCGAAGGCGCTTCCCTGGTCCAGGGTATCCTCCGCCAGATGCACGCCAGGGGAGGCGCGCCTCTGGCCACGGGGACCGGGCTGCTCTTGCTCTTGTTGGGCGCGTCGGCGGTCTTTCGCCAGCTCCAGACCGCCATGGATATCATCTGGGAAGTGCCCCAGGCCCAGCAGGAAAGCTTCCGGCAGGGGCTACGCCAGCGGCTGATCTCGTTCCTGTCGTCGTTGCTGATGGTGCTGGGTATGGGGCTGATCCTGCCCATCACCCTGGGCCTGGAGGGGCTGGTGGCGGTGGCGGTGCGCTATCTGCCCGGCTGGGTGCCGCTCCTCACCTGGATTCAGGCCATTCTCCAGTTTGCCGTCCTGCCCATCACCATGATGGCCCTGTTCGCGCTGATCTACCGCTTCCTGCCCCGCATCCGGCTGAGCTGGCGCCAGGTCTGGGGTGGCGCGGTGGTGACGGCGCTGCTTTTCACGGTGGGCGAATATGGGGTCCACCTCTACCTGGCCCGCAACACCCTGGCCTCCTACTACGGCGCTGCGGGCTCGCTGGTGGTCTTCCTGCTGTGGGTCAACTACACCGCGTCCATCTTCCTGTGGGGAGCGGAGCTGGTGCGGGCCTACGTGTGGCTGGAGAGGCTGGACGACTCGTCTAGCGGGCGTATCCCCGGTGGAGGCGGTGTTCCATCCAACGCACCAGGCGATTCAAAAAGACCACCAGGCTCAGGTAAATGA